In the Chitinophagales bacterium genome, one interval contains:
- the holA gene encoding DNA polymerase III subunit delta, whose amino-acid sequence MSVHMVTTYDAIIRDLKNKIVHPVYLLEGEEPYFIDLVSDYIENNLLPEAERSFNQTVLYGKDTTVNEIRQRAMNYPMFSNYQVLIVKEAQMLKKWDELLKYVENPVRTTILVLCHRYENFDKRTKVGKLMKERPDCVLMTTKKLYDNQVPEWINQYLAERKFSISHHAAALLVEYVGNELSRVANELEKLILNVGPGKEISADDIEKNIGISKEYNTFELSKALGLRDVLKANRIVSYFKANPKPNPLVLTIGSLYGYFSRIYLMHQAKPKTDSEIVAVLGIKAFSVIINEYKTAARNYSPQKTEQVIGLLQDYDLRSKGVNDTGSEEAALLKELVYKILH is encoded by the coding sequence TTGTCCGTTCATATGGTTACTACTTACGATGCTATAATTCGTGATCTGAAAAACAAAATCGTTCATCCTGTTTATCTGCTGGAAGGTGAAGAACCTTACTTTATTGATCTCGTAAGCGACTATATTGAAAACAATCTCTTGCCGGAAGCAGAGCGGAGCTTTAATCAAACGGTTTTGTATGGGAAGGACACTACGGTAAATGAAATCCGGCAGCGCGCTATGAATTATCCCATGTTTTCCAATTACCAGGTATTAATTGTGAAGGAAGCGCAGATGCTGAAGAAGTGGGATGAATTGCTGAAGTATGTGGAAAATCCGGTCAGAACAACCATCCTCGTACTTTGCCACCGTTATGAAAATTTCGATAAGCGTACCAAGGTGGGAAAATTGATGAAGGAAAGGCCGGACTGTGTGCTCATGACCACGAAGAAACTATATGACAACCAGGTGCCGGAGTGGATCAATCAATACCTTGCAGAAAGGAAATTCAGCATCAGCCATCATGCCGCTGCATTGCTGGTGGAATATGTGGGAAATGAACTGTCGAGGGTTGCCAATGAACTGGAGAAACTGATATTGAATGTCGGGCCCGGTAAGGAAATTTCAGCCGATGATATTGAAAAGAACATTGGTATCAGCAAAGAGTACAATACATTTGAACTGAGTAAAGCGCTTGGTTTGAGAGATGTATTGAAGGCCAACAGGATCGTGAGTTATTTCAAGGCTAATCCCAAACCAAATCCGCTGGTGCTGACAATCGGATCGCTATATGGCTATTTTTCCAGGATTTACCTGATGCACCAGGCCAAACCGAAAACGGACAGTGAGATCGTCGCTGTGCTCGGTATTAAAGCATTTTCAGTGATTATTAACGAATACAAAACCGCGGCACGTAACTATTCGCCGCAAAAAACCGAGCAAGTCATTGGCCTGCTGCAGGATTATGATCTGCGATCAAAGGGTGTTAATGACACGGGCAGTGAAGAGGCAGCCCTGCTGAAGGAATTGGTTTATAAGATTTTGCACTGA
- a CDS encoding AMP nucleosidase: MKTKKEIVDNWLPRYTGLALNEFEKYIIVVNFSHYVELFAKWNDTKVKGRDRTMMSATAKGITIINFGMGSANAATIIDLLSAIEPKAVLFLGKCGGLKKKNEIGHLILPIAAIRGEGTSNDYFPAEVPALPAFALQKAISTTIRDHKRDYWTGTVYTTNRRVWEYDEPFKKYLQQLRCMAIDMETATIFVTAFKNKIPAGALLLVSDQPMVPEGVKTEVSDKKVTDEFAELHLKIGIDSLKQLINNRDTVKHLRF, from the coding sequence ATGAAAACGAAAAAGGAAATCGTTGATAATTGGTTGCCAAGGTATACAGGCCTGGCGTTGAACGAATTTGAAAAATATATCATCGTCGTTAATTTCAGCCATTATGTTGAGCTCTTTGCCAAATGGAATGACACCAAAGTAAAGGGCCGCGACCGTACCATGATGAGTGCAACAGCCAAGGGAATAACCATTATCAATTTTGGTATGGGAAGCGCGAATGCCGCCACCATCATCGATTTGCTGTCGGCGATCGAGCCCAAGGCGGTGTTGTTTCTTGGGAAATGCGGCGGGTTGAAAAAGAAAAATGAGATCGGTCATCTCATATTGCCTATTGCGGCTATCAGGGGCGAAGGGACGTCTAATGATTATTTCCCGGCGGAAGTGCCTGCACTCCCGGCCTTTGCCTTACAGAAGGCCATCTCAACCACCATCCGCGATCACAAGCGTGACTACTGGACAGGCACTGTTTATACAACCAACAGAAGGGTTTGGGAGTATGACGAGCCATTTAAAAAATATTTGCAGCAATTGCGATGTATGGCGATTGACATGGAAACAGCAACCATCTTTGTAACAGCATTCAAAAATAAAATTCCTGCAGGTGCCCTGTTACTGGTTTCTGATCAGCCTATGGTTCCCGAAGGTGTAAAAACGGAGGTTAGTGATAAGAAAGTGACTGATGAATTTGCAGAGTTACATCTCAAGATTGGTATTGACTCTTTGAAACAACTCATTAATAACCGCGATACAGTAAAGCATTTGCGATTTTAA
- a CDS encoding type I restriction enzyme HsdR N-terminal domain-containing protein yields MDDYLYTSCMQINFPKYEFKVRHMGEQPQIFDAIRKRFVALTPEEWVRQHWLRYLVEEKKYPRSLVAVEMSLKLNKLSKRCDIVVFGRNGLPQLIVECKAAEVKLSQKVFDQIARYNLALKVSYLVVSNGWKHYCCAIDAGKGSYHFMEALPDWSAFH; encoded by the coding sequence ATGGATGATTATCTTTATACTTCCTGCATGCAAATCAATTTTCCAAAATACGAATTCAAAGTCAGGCACATGGGTGAACAGCCGCAGATTTTTGATGCAATCCGTAAACGCTTTGTCGCCCTGACGCCGGAAGAATGGGTGCGTCAGCATTGGTTACGTTACCTGGTGGAGGAGAAAAAATATCCCCGTTCTTTGGTAGCCGTTGAGATGTCGTTGAAGCTGAATAAGCTTTCAAAACGATGTGACATTGTGGTATTCGGCAGAAACGGATTGCCGCAACTGATTGTGGAATGCAAGGCGGCAGAGGTGAAGCTGTCGCAGAAGGTGTTTGATCAGATTGCGCGCTACAACCTTGCTTTGAAGGTAAGCTACCTGGTTGTATCGAATGGCTGGAAGCACTACTGCTGTGCCATTGATGCCGGAAAGGGGAGCTATCATTTTATGGAAGCCTTACCCGACTGGTCCGCCTTTCATTGA
- a CDS encoding SDR family NAD(P)-dependent oxidoreductase has protein sequence MKKVIIIGASSGIGRELAILYARQSCIVGITGRKKELLDELHSLYPDRLVTRPFDNTKDDVEYHISELIAQLGGLDLLILSAGNGELNTTLDWAPEQSTVALNVMAWTQIAGYTFRYFRQQNHGQLAAITSIASIRGEGRAPAYNASKAFQANYLEGLRKLATYKKLNIYITDIQPGFVKTQMAKGNGRFWEAPVEKAALQIYAAVESKKRKAYITKRWWLIAQLLKIAPDWIYNRL, from the coding sequence ATGAAAAAAGTTATCATTATTGGTGCATCTTCAGGCATTGGCCGTGAACTGGCCATCTTATACGCCAGGCAAAGCTGTATTGTCGGCATTACGGGAAGGAAAAAGGAATTGCTGGATGAACTGCATTCCCTGTATCCTGATCGGCTTGTTACAAGGCCATTTGACAATACCAAAGATGATGTGGAATATCATATTAGTGAGCTGATTGCTCAACTAGGCGGGCTTGATTTGCTGATACTGAGCGCCGGAAACGGAGAATTAAACACCACACTTGACTGGGCGCCGGAACAAAGTACTGTTGCGCTGAATGTGATGGCCTGGACGCAGATTGCCGGCTACACCTTCCGGTATTTCCGGCAGCAAAACCACGGGCAGTTGGCTGCAATTACTTCCATTGCATCCATTCGCGGAGAAGGCCGGGCACCTGCCTACAATGCAAGCAAAGCTTTTCAGGCAAATTACCTGGAAGGGCTTCGGAAACTTGCAACCTATAAAAAGCTCAACATCTATATCACCGATATTCAGCCAGGATTTGTGAAAACTCAGATGGCAAAGGGTAATGGCCGCTTTTGGGAAGCGCCCGTAGAGAAAGCCGCATTACAAATTTATGCAGCTGTTGAAAGTAAAAAACGGAAAGCATATATCACCAAAAGATGGTGGCTTATTGCACAACTTTTAAAGATTGCACCGGATTGGATTTACAACAGGCTCTGA
- a CDS encoding CRTAC1 family protein gives MKKGRILFLVSLVAVVLIGSFVVFKMKTRAKSAYANLKIESTTMPEIYQEIVKESDPFTLYGRNNEMIPILEKRLEKDPSNQQLQFNLGLQHIYNGTTQKGIDYLLKLENDPAYMSDPAKAKANGKGWSKLDSLESFLAIAYLRLGEQQNCLDNRNDASCAFPISGSGVHTMKKPVEEAIRRYLKIIEKKPKDYLSIWLLNIACQANGSVPPEVPQQLILDKKLYKNEWDCPRFNEVAMDLGIENTGWAGGICADDFDNDGYADIISSSAILDDNVKYFHNNGDGTFTDYTERAGLKGEMEGLNVVHMDYNNDGNMDFFIPRGGWKYEAGHLPPSLMRNNGNGTFSDVTIKAGLMNYNPTQSAEWADIDKDGDLDLFLGHEMGYQSNLYRNNGDETFTDISHEAGIDFKLYIKGASWGDYNNDGYPDLYASSFQKPARLYRNDGVKNGKVHFTDVTKEAGCPGTPSNFPCWWFDFNNDGYDDLYVSAYQPGYTINSCREFMGLPMDSTLFPCLYLNNKNGTFTNIAKQVHIQYETFTMGCNYGDLDNDGWLDFYLGIGAPDYKAIFPNRMFHNHEGQYFEDCTISGGFGQLQKGHAIAFCDFDMDGDQDVYADFGGFYYGDIYENALYENPGFGNNWINIKFEGVKSNKAAVGTRVKLTFNDNGTKRSTYLTVSKGASFGGNPIRLEAGVGKATVIDEIEVTWPATGQKDVYTNVAVNKIYKAKEGDKQLAVWDIKPFEFKTMERRMAEGDSTMTGHHMMNM, from the coding sequence ATGAAAAAGGGCAGAATACTCTTCCTTGTTTCCTTAGTTGCAGTTGTTTTGATTGGCAGCTTTGTTGTTTTTAAGATGAAAACAAGAGCAAAATCAGCCTATGCGAATCTTAAGATTGAAAGCACCACCATGCCTGAAATCTACCAGGAAATTGTGAAGGAATCGGATCCATTTACTCTCTATGGAAGAAATAATGAGATGATTCCCATATTGGAAAAAAGATTGGAGAAGGATCCTTCCAATCAGCAGTTACAATTCAATTTGGGTTTACAGCATATCTATAACGGCACCACACAGAAAGGAATTGATTACCTGCTGAAACTGGAAAATGATCCTGCCTACATGAGCGACCCGGCAAAAGCAAAAGCTAATGGAAAAGGCTGGTCGAAGCTGGATTCACTCGAAAGCTTTCTGGCTATCGCTTATTTACGCCTGGGAGAGCAGCAGAATTGTTTGGATAACAGGAATGATGCTTCCTGCGCCTTTCCTATATCAGGCAGCGGTGTTCACACCATGAAAAAACCGGTGGAGGAAGCCATCAGGAGGTACCTGAAAATTATTGAAAAGAAGCCGAAAGACTATCTCTCCATATGGTTGCTGAATATTGCATGCCAGGCCAATGGATCTGTTCCTCCGGAAGTGCCGCAGCAATTAATCCTGGATAAAAAGTTGTATAAAAATGAATGGGACTGCCCGCGGTTTAATGAAGTTGCCATGGATCTTGGTATCGAAAATACCGGTTGGGCAGGGGGTATTTGTGCGGATGATTTTGACAATGACGGCTATGCTGATATCATCAGTAGCAGCGCTATACTTGATGATAATGTGAAATACTTTCATAATAATGGGGATGGCACATTTACCGATTACACCGAGCGTGCAGGGCTGAAAGGAGAAATGGAAGGACTGAACGTGGTACATATGGATTATAATAATGATGGCAATATGGACTTTTTTATTCCCCGCGGCGGATGGAAATATGAAGCCGGTCATTTGCCTCCGTCACTCATGCGCAACAATGGCAATGGCACTTTCAGCGATGTTACTATTAAAGCAGGATTGATGAATTACAACCCCACGCAATCAGCCGAATGGGCAGATATTGATAAGGACGGTGATTTAGATCTCTTTCTTGGCCATGAAATGGGCTACCAAAGCAATCTCTATCGTAACAACGGCGACGAAACTTTTACTGATATTTCACATGAAGCCGGCATTGATTTCAAACTGTATATTAAGGGTGCTTCCTGGGGCGATTACAACAACGATGGCTATCCCGACCTCTATGCATCCAGTTTTCAGAAACCGGCCCGCCTCTACAGGAATGATGGGGTGAAGAATGGCAAGGTGCATTTTACCGATGTAACGAAAGAGGCCGGTTGTCCGGGAACACCTTCCAATTTCCCTTGCTGGTGGTTCGATTTTAACAATGATGGTTACGATGATTTATATGTTTCAGCTTATCAGCCGGGTTACACTATTAACAGTTGCCGCGAGTTTATGGGACTGCCAATGGATTCAACCTTGTTTCCCTGCCTGTATCTGAACAACAAAAATGGAACCTTCACTAATATCGCGAAACAGGTACACATTCAGTATGAAACCTTCACCATGGGTTGCAACTATGGCGACCTCGATAACGACGGCTGGCTGGATTTCTATCTCGGTATAGGAGCACCCGACTACAAGGCAATTTTCCCTAACCGTATGTTTCATAATCACGAAGGACAGTACTTCGAAGACTGTACGATTTCAGGCGGTTTCGGCCAGCTGCAAAAGGGCCATGCGATCGCCTTCTGCGATTTTGACATGGATGGAGACCAGGATGTGTATGCAGACTTTGGCGGGTTCTATTATGGCGACATCTATGAGAACGCGCTTTATGAAAATCCAGGTTTTGGCAACAACTGGATCAACATCAAGTTTGAAGGTGTGAAGAGTAACAAGGCAGCCGTTGGCACACGCGTGAAGCTTACATTTAACGATAATGGAACCAAGCGGTCCACGTATCTTACTGTGAGCAAAGGCGCGAGCTTTGGTGGCAATCCAATACGTTTAGAAGCCGGCGTTGGAAAAGCAACGGTGATTGATGAGATTGAAGTGACCTGGCCTGCCACCGGACAGAAGGATGTTTATACCAATGTTGCTGTTAATAAAATTTACAAAGCGAAAGAAGGAGATAAGCAACTTGCTGTATGGGATATCAAACCTTTTGAATTTAAGACAATGGAACGCAGAATGGCAGAAGGCGATTCTACCATGACGGGCCATCATATGATGAATATGTAG
- a CDS encoding HAD-IIIA family hydrolase: protein MNWKDLHIDKSWSLFLDRDGVINKKIDDDYVRSIDQFEWLPGAREAISKLSAHFGKTIIITNQQGVGKGLMTGEAVEHIHSHIISSIRDSGGKIDAVYYAPHLKSDNSELRKPNTGMALLAKQDFPDIEFIKSVVVGDSISDMEFGRRAGMKTAFILNGKSAPAVNPLIDDCFNDLPSFAECVLQGK, encoded by the coding sequence ATGAACTGGAAAGATTTACACATCGATAAGTCCTGGTCGCTTTTTCTCGACCGCGACGGCGTCATCAATAAAAAGATTGATGACGACTATGTGCGCAGCATCGATCAGTTTGAATGGCTGCCCGGTGCCAGGGAGGCCATCAGCAAATTGTCGGCGCATTTCGGAAAAACAATCATCATCACCAATCAGCAAGGTGTTGGTAAGGGACTGATGACAGGAGAAGCAGTAGAACATATTCACAGCCACATTATCAGTTCTATCCGGGATTCCGGCGGCAAAATTGATGCTGTTTATTATGCGCCTCACCTCAAATCTGACAATTCTGAACTCAGGAAACCCAATACAGGCATGGCATTGCTCGCGAAGCAGGATTTCCCGGATATTGAATTTATAAAATCAGTAGTGGTAGGTGATTCTATAAGCGATATGGAGTTTGGGCGAAGAGCAGGCATGAAAACGGCGTTTATCCTGAATGGCAAAAGTGCTCCGGCTGTAAATCCGCTTATTGATGATTGCTTTAATGACCTGCCGTCGTTTGCTGAATGCGTGCTGCAGGGCAAATGA
- a CDS encoding nucleotidyltransferase family protein, with product MVNTAIILAGGFGTRLQAVVKDRPKPMADINGKPFLQYLLDYLQLQGIENCILSVGYKWESIQDYFGSKYGSLHLTYSVEESPLGTGGAIKMALEKISGDECFVFNGDTFFGIDLKDFYRRHQSQDSVLTLALKRMTDFDRYGVVVTDALGKVTSFEEKKFYQQGNINGGIYLLRKRLFDGLDLPEKFSFEKDLMESHLARLSVYGVVFDDYFIDIGIPEDYERSKHELERFTHR from the coding sequence ATGGTTAATACTGCCATCATTCTTGCCGGCGGATTCGGCACCAGGCTGCAGGCTGTGGTTAAAGACCGCCCGAAGCCAATGGCCGATATCAACGGGAAGCCCTTTCTGCAATACCTGCTCGATTACCTGCAACTGCAGGGCATAGAGAATTGCATCCTCTCTGTAGGCTATAAATGGGAGTCAATTCAGGATTATTTCGGCTCAAAATATGGTTCGCTCCATCTTACTTATTCGGTGGAGGAAAGTCCGCTGGGAACCGGTGGCGCCATCAAAATGGCATTGGAAAAAATTTCCGGTGATGAATGCTTCGTTTTTAACGGTGATACCTTCTTTGGTATTGATCTGAAGGATTTTTACCGGCGACATCAAAGCCAAGATTCGGTGCTTACGCTTGCGCTGAAAAGAATGACTGACTTCGACCGTTATGGTGTCGTTGTGACGGATGCATTGGGAAAAGTCACTTCTTTTGAAGAAAAAAAGTTTTATCAGCAAGGCAATATCAATGGGGGCATTTACCTTTTGCGCAAGCGTCTTTTTGATGGGCTTGATCTTCCTGAAAAATTTTCTTTCGAAAAGGATTTGATGGAATCTCATCTTGCGCGCTTGTCTGTTTATGGTGTTGTGTTCGATGATTATTTTATTGATATCGGCATCCCCGAAGATTATGAAAGATCAAAGCATGAACTGGAAAGATTTACACATCGATAA
- a CDS encoding D-sedoheptulose 7-phosphate isomerase: MNKIKEIITASISVKEKILHDPALITILQQVADEIVNCYAHDGKVLFCGNGGSAADAQHIAAELSGRFYFDRDPLDAEALHVNTSYLTAVANDYSYDQIYSRLIKARGRKGDVLVGISTSGNSGNVIKAFELAKEIGMITVGMTGESGGKMKALSTYLLNAPSSDTPRIQESHIMMGHIICELVEERMFERGK, from the coding sequence ATGAATAAAATAAAGGAAATAATCACGGCTTCCATCTCGGTGAAGGAAAAAATCCTGCATGACCCTGCACTTATCACCATCCTGCAGCAGGTGGCAGATGAAATTGTGAACTGCTATGCACATGACGGAAAGGTATTGTTTTGCGGAAACGGCGGCAGTGCCGCTGATGCACAACACATTGCAGCAGAATTAAGCGGACGTTTCTATTTTGACCGCGATCCGCTTGATGCGGAAGCATTGCATGTGAATACCTCTTACCTCACTGCGGTTGCCAATGATTATTCCTATGATCAGATCTATTCCCGCCTGATTAAGGCCAGGGGACGAAAAGGTGATGTGCTCGTAGGTATCTCCACTTCAGGTAATTCGGGTAATGTGATCAAAGCCTTTGAACTTGCAAAGGAAATCGGGATGATCACGGTTGGTATGACCGGTGAATCAGGAGGTAAAATGAAAGCGCTTTCAACTTATTTGCTCAATGCACCATCCTCCGATACGCCCCGCATTCAGGAATCGCATATCATGATGGGGCATATCATCTGTGAGCTGGTGGAAGAACGAATGTTTGAAAGAGGTAAGTAG
- a CDS encoding dehydrogenase, with the protein MMIRSRAPLRIGLAGGGTDVSPYSDQFGGAILNATISMFAYATIEPLDTGKIILHAIDKKQLIELDADDELPIDGELILAKGIYNRIVKQFTHKPLSFRLSTYVDAPAGSGLGTSSTLVVAIIGAFAEWLKLPLGEYDMAKLAFDIERKDLAMAGGKQDQYAATFGGFNFMEFYKEDKVIVNPLRIKEHYLNEMQYNLLLYYTGTSRLSSKIIEMQSVNITAKKEKSVDAMHKLKEQAVHMKEAILQGNLAEIGEILNFGWQYKKQTADGISNPMIDEIYDAALQAGANGGKISGAGGGGFMFFYCPGHTRYAVLDRLHQFGGEFRRFQFTKSGATSWLAK; encoded by the coding sequence ATGATGATCAGAAGCCGGGCGCCATTAAGAATCGGGTTGGCAGGTGGCGGTACGGATGTGAGTCCCTATTCCGACCAGTTTGGCGGTGCCATACTCAATGCCACCATCAGCATGTTTGCGTATGCAACCATTGAACCACTTGATACCGGTAAAATCATTCTGCATGCGATCGACAAAAAGCAATTGATTGAACTGGATGCCGATGATGAACTTCCCATCGACGGAGAGCTCATCCTGGCCAAAGGGATATACAACCGGATTGTGAAACAATTTACGCACAAGCCACTCAGTTTTCGGCTATCCACGTATGTTGATGCTCCGGCAGGTTCAGGCCTCGGCACTTCTTCAACGCTTGTGGTGGCCATCATCGGGGCTTTTGCGGAATGGCTGAAGCTGCCGCTGGGCGAGTATGATATGGCGAAACTGGCATTTGACATCGAGCGAAAGGATCTTGCCATGGCGGGTGGAAAGCAGGATCAGTATGCTGCTACATTTGGTGGCTTCAACTTTATGGAGTTTTATAAAGAAGATAAGGTAATTGTAAATCCGCTGCGTATAAAAGAGCATTACCTGAATGAAATGCAATATAACCTGTTGCTTTATTATACAGGAACCAGCCGGCTCTCATCAAAAATTATTGAGATGCAGAGCGTAAATATCACTGCGAAAAAGGAAAAATCAGTAGATGCCATGCATAAACTGAAAGAACAGGCAGTGCATATGAAAGAAGCTATTTTGCAGGGAAATCTGGCTGAGATTGGAGAGATATTGAATTTCGGTTGGCAGTACAAAAAACAGACAGCGGACGGTATTTCAAATCCTATGATCGATGAGATTTATGATGCAGCCCTGCAAGCCGGTGCCAATGGAGGAAAGATTTCGGGTGCAGGCGGCGGCGGATTCATGTTTTTTTATTGCCCGGGGCATACCAGATATGCCGTACTCGACCGCCTTCATCAGTTCGGTGGCGAGTTCCGTCGTTTTCAGTTCACTAAATCAGGCGCAACTTCCTGGCTTGCCAAATAA
- a CDS encoding DJ-1/PfpI family protein, producing the protein MKALKVAIFIYNDAEVLDFAGPFEVFNLANTVAGKQLFDVFLVAETDQMVFAKNNFRVVPDYDFAEMPEPDILVIPGGIGRKMQMHEIPVLNWVKHEASRASYVLSVCTGAFILGNAGLLNHLPATTHHQSFDEFENEFPQTQLLRNIRYVDTGKVITSAGISAGIDMCLMLTGKLFGIELEQGVAARMEFAQTTIGAHS; encoded by the coding sequence ATGAAAGCACTTAAAGTAGCCATCTTCATCTATAATGATGCTGAAGTACTTGACTTTGCCGGTCCGTTTGAAGTGTTCAACCTGGCTAATACAGTAGCGGGAAAACAACTGTTTGACGTTTTCCTGGTAGCCGAAACGGATCAGATGGTTTTTGCAAAGAACAATTTCCGCGTTGTGCCCGACTATGATTTTGCAGAGATGCCGGAACCGGACATCCTTGTTATTCCCGGTGGAATCGGAAGAAAAATGCAGATGCACGAAATACCGGTACTGAATTGGGTGAAGCATGAAGCAAGCAGGGCGTCTTATGTCTTAAGCGTTTGTACCGGTGCATTTATCCTGGGCAATGCCGGTTTGCTGAATCATTTGCCTGCCACAACGCATCATCAGTCTTTTGATGAATTTGAGAATGAGTTTCCGCAGACACAACTGTTGCGTAATATCAGATATGTTGATACCGGCAAAGTGATTACCTCTGCAGGCATTTCAGCAGGAATTGATATGTGCCTGATGCTGACGGGAAAATTATTTGGTATTGAACTGGAACAAGGTGTAGCAGCAAGAATGGAGTTTGCGCAAACCACAATTGGCGCACATTCATGA
- a CDS encoding GNAT family N-acetyltransferase, whose translation MEIKTAITDQDINKCREVLMVLRPHLQQESFMQAVKDTLADNRKLLFIEENGVAVAAAMYEWGFNLYRGRYFYIDDLTTLPGARRKGYASLLLDRIFEDAKAQGIEQVHLDSGANPGRYDAHRLYLNKGFNITSFHFARRIS comes from the coding sequence ATGGAGATAAAAACTGCCATCACCGATCAGGATATCAATAAATGCCGCGAGGTGCTGATGGTGCTGCGGCCGCACCTGCAACAGGAATCATTTATGCAGGCTGTAAAGGATACGCTGGCCGACAACAGGAAATTGCTTTTTATCGAAGAGAATGGAGTTGCTGTTGCAGCTGCGATGTATGAATGGGGCTTCAACCTTTACAGGGGACGATACTTTTACATTGATGATCTCACCACTCTTCCGGGTGCACGCCGGAAAGGATATGCCTCGCTTTTGCTCGACAGGATTTTCGAAGATGCCAAAGCACAGGGCATTGAGCAGGTGCATCTCGATTCCGGGGCTAACCCAGGAAGGTATGATGCACATCGCCTTTACCTCAACAAAGGTTTTAATATTACCAGTTTTCATTTCGCCAGGCGTATCAGCTGA
- a CDS encoding phosphoribosylaminoimidazolesuccinocarboxamide synthase produces MTNTIYRTDFRFPDQTAVYHGKVRDVYTIADQYLVMVATDRISAFDVVLPRPIPYKGQVLNQVAAQFLSATKDIIPNWVLSNPDPNVTIGRKCNPFKLEMVIRGYLAGHAAREYKLGKRMLCGVALPDGMQENDPFPVPVITPTTKAAAGHDLDISREEILESEIVPVSTYERLEDYTRKLFDFGTRFARERGLILVDTKYEFGELDGAIYLMDEIHTPDSSRYFYLDGYDERQKDSQPQKQLSKEFVREWLIANNFMGKEGQQVPEMSDEWIEIISARYIELYEKITGKRFERYTNEDPLVRIQRNVLNELEILR; encoded by the coding sequence ATGACCAACACTATTTACCGGACTGATTTCCGGTTTCCGGATCAGACTGCAGTTTACCACGGCAAAGTAAGAGATGTGTACACCATTGCTGATCAGTACCTGGTTATGGTTGCTACAGACCGCATATCTGCATTTGATGTAGTTCTGCCGCGGCCGATTCCGTATAAAGGCCAGGTTTTAAACCAGGTGGCGGCTCAATTTCTATCTGCAACAAAAGATATCATACCGAATTGGGTGCTGTCAAACCCTGATCCCAATGTTACCATCGGCAGAAAATGCAATCCCTTCAAACTGGAGATGGTAATCAGGGGCTACCTGGCAGGCCATGCTGCCCGGGAGTATAAGCTGGGAAAGCGAATGCTTTGCGGCGTTGCATTGCCGGATGGAATGCAGGAAAATGATCCGTTTCCTGTACCTGTCATTACGCCGACAACCAAAGCTGCAGCCGGCCACGACCTTGATATCTCACGCGAAGAAATACTGGAAAGTGAGATAGTGCCTGTATCCACTTATGAGCGGCTCGAAGACTATACAAGGAAGTTGTTTGACTTTGGGACCCGTTTCGCCAGGGAACGAGGGTTAATACTGGTAGATACAAAGTATGAATTCGGTGAACTGGACGGAGCAATTTATCTAATGGATGAAATTCATACACCGGATTCATCGCGTTATTTCTATCTCGACGGATATGATGAACGTCAGAAAGACAGTCAGCCGCAAAAGCAACTCTCGAAAGAATTTGTCCGCGAATGGCTGATCGCAAACAATTTCATGGGAAAGGAAGGTCAGCAGGTACCGGAAATGTCGGACGAGTGGATTGAAATCATTTCAGCGCGTTACATCGAGCTTTATGAAAAGATTACCGGTAAGCGTTTTGAAAGATACACGAATGAAGATCCGCTGGTGCGTATACAAAGGAATGTACTAAACGAACTGGAAATATTGCGGTAG